TCCTGCAGATCGCGGATGTGATTGAGATCAATTGCGGACGAGATGGTGTTGACTCAGATGGTTCAACCGGCAAGCCCGCGGGATTCGGATTTCGAGCAATTTTAGCATTACGTCATATCCGGGACTGCCAAATTGTCTGTGACCACCTGATACCCAACCCACATCCGGGCCTCTTGCGCAATCGTGTCATGCCCTGCAGATGGTATCCGCCGCAATGTTCACCAGATCTTCCTGAACTTGGTGCGTGGCCGTGACAATGCGGGCATGTGAGATGGGGATGAGTGATCAGGCCCCGCATCGAATGATCTCACCCATTCCGCCATGGCTGAGGTCACCGACAAACCGAACATGAGGTTCGCCAAGTTTTTCGTACAGATCCATTGGCTCTCCAATCTCAGTCAGATATTTTTGGAAAATAGTCAGGTATCCGTCACCTGCGAAGGGCTGTCCGACAAATCTGTCGCTGGGCAAATCCAGACTTTCAGCGCATAGGATTGATCCTCGCTTCATATGAACGCCCAGTTCATCGCCCACACTCCCGAACAACATGACAGTTCCGGCAATCATTGAGGAGCATGCACCGCCACCCGCACTCCCCTGAACAATGATCAGTCCCCGTCGCATGCGATCACCCAACCGCTCGCCGGCGTTTCCTTTGACAATCACACAACCTTCATTCATTGAGAATTTGCTGCCTGGCAACCCGGACGCCAGGTAGTCTCCGCAACTTCCTCCGACCCGTATCAGTCCGCCCCGCATCGAGTTTGCGCAAAAATCCCCCGCATCGCCTGTGATCGTGATGGCGCCGCCTGACATGTGAAAACCTGTCAGAGCTCCAGCATTCCCGACAATATCAATGGATCCATGTTGCATCCCACTTCCAATTCGTTCGAAAGTCGAGCAGGCGGCATCGAACACGATATGATTTGGATTGTTGCCAGACACTGCGAACAGGTCACCGACCAATACCGCATCACGTCCTTTATTGATCTTGATCCGTTCAATCTCGCGGATTCTCATTCCAATGAGCTTATCCGGCCTGAGCTGGGTCAGGTCTATGGGCCTTGTCACTTCAGTTATCGGTGTAAACTCAAGTGGCTTCACGACAGCAATTCGCTCAGATAAAAATGGTGTTTGCCTAATTTGCCGCCGAAATTCGAACACGTGATTTCAATGACACCTTGGTGGCGATTGCTCTTGCAGGCTGCGGTGATTCCCTGTCGCATGGCATCGGCAACCGCTTCATACGTCAGACCGTCAATCACGATTTCCAAAACTGCCTGTGCCCCAGCCGGCAGTTCGGACTCGACAAGTCCTCGCAGAGTTGGGCAGTAGGCGTCATTTGTTGACGCAGTCATGAACGTGTACTTGGAACCCACTTTGGAACCAGACCGGACAACGCCGCCTGGGAAAGGTGTGATCACGTCAGGAAGTTGAGCAATCGCCGCAACTGCACTTTGTGCGGCAGACATCGCGCAATCAATGTTCGCGGCAACAATCAGAAAATTGCCGCCTGCCACCGCTTCAACCCGGTGAGTCGTATCCTCGCAGACAAACTCTCCGTCCATCACCGGTATCCGCCAGTAACGGCGGTTACCGAGCTTCTTGGAAATCTGATACCCATCACCGAAGTAACGGATCGCCTTTCCGATTGCGATGGTTTCGCCCTCGTCAATACCGGAGAATACAGCACTCGTCGGAGTCGTAAGGATGCACTGCCCAATCCTGTCCCGAAGCTGATTTTCGAGTTCGCCGCCGGAGACGGCAAAGAACAACAGCGAAACACCCGGCCGCCCGTCTGGCGTCTCACAAGCGGTCAGACTTCTTTCGATTCCTGCTTCAAGCTTGCATGCTACGACTGAAGTCGCGAAGCCGGTTGCTGCGTTGGCAGCATGCATGACCCATTTTTCATTCCGCGCGGTAACAATCAGA
The genomic region above belongs to Acidiferrobacterales bacterium and contains:
- the fhcD gene encoding formylmethanofuran--tetrahydromethanopterin N-formyltransferase — protein: MELNGVTIKDTFAEAFSIKAARLIVTARNEKWVMHAANAATGFATSVVACKLEAGIERSLTACETPDGRPGVSLLFFAVSGGELENQLRDRIGQCILTTPTSAVFSGIDEGETIAIGKAIRYFGDGYQISKKLGNRRYWRIPVMDGEFVCEDTTHRVEAVAGGNFLIVAANIDCAMSAAQSAVAAIAQLPDVITPFPGGVVRSGSKVGSKYTFMTASTNDAYCPTLRGLVESELPAGAQAVLEIVIDGLTYEAVADAMRQGITAACKSNRHQGVIEITCSNFGGKLGKHHFYLSELLS
- a CDS encoding formylmethanofuran dehydrogenase subunit C, with protein sequence MKPLEFTPITEVTRPIDLTQLRPDKLIGMRIREIERIKINKGRDAVLVGDLFAVSGNNPNHIVFDAACSTFERIGSGMQHGSIDIVGNAGALTGFHMSGGAITITGDAGDFCANSMRGGLIRVGGSCGDYLASGLPGSKFSMNEGCVIVKGNAGERLGDRMRRGLIIVQGSAGGGACSSMIAGTVMLFGSVGDELGVHMKRGSILCAESLDLPSDRFVGQPFAGDGYLTIFQKYLTEIGEPMDLYEKLGEPHVRFVGDLSHGGMGEIIRCGA